The DNA sequence TTTTGAAATTATGTCACATAATGAGTATATCTTTTCAATAAATCTTACAGAAGATGATTTGACACGTCACTATATTCTGGATTATTTAAATGAGAAATCTGCCAAATACAGTATAAACCCTTCCCGTGTTATTTTAGAGATACTTGAAGGCATCAGTGCAAGCGGAAAGAAAAACCATATCCAACAGTTAAATGCTTTAAAAGAAAAGGGATATGCCCTTGCTCTGGACGATTTTGGTATTGAATATTCAAACTTTGAAAGAGTCTTGGATCTTGATATAGACTTTTTAAAAATTGATGCAAAATATATAAAAGACATTGACACCAATCCAAAAAGTTATGAAATCACCAAAGCGATTGCATTTTTTGCAAAAAATGCCAATATCCCCTGTGTAGCCGAATTTGTACACAATGCCAGTGTGCAAAAGATTGTTGAAGACCTGGGCATTGAATACTCACAGGGATATCATTTCAGCAAACCCAGTCAAACACTTCCTAGCCCATAGGATATAAAATTTCCTGATGCACTTTATCGCAGGCGTCAAGCACTTCCTGTGAAAGTTCTACATCCATTGCCGCCAAACTTGCATCAAGTTGTGCCGGTTGCGTGGCACCTATAATAGTGGATGCAACAAAAGAAAACTGTTTGGACCAGGCAATTGCCATAGTTACCGGGTCAAGCCCTGCATCATGCGCTATTTTTAAATATTTTTGCGTCGAAGCGAGCGTCTTGTCATTAAGAAATCTTTGTGCCATGGCTCTTTGTCTTGCATTTTTTGATTGTACATACGTTGCAAATCTTCCTGTTGCATTATTTGTCTGATTGTATTTGCCGCTCAAGACTCCGCCTGCAAGCGGCGAATACGGCAAAAGCGAAATCTGCTCTTTTTCACAAAGCACAGCAAGTTCATCCAAAAATCTGCGATTTAAAAGAGAAAAATTGTTTTGAATGGACTCAAATCTGGCATATCCTTTGAATTCACTTGTCATTAATGCTTTTGAAGTACCGTAGGCCGTATCGTTGGACGTTCCTATATAACGCACCTTACCGCTTTGTACAAGTCTGTCAAAGGCTTTAAGACTCTCCTCAATCGGCACTACGGTATCCGGCCAGTGCATCTGATACAGATCTAGATAGTCAGTCCCCAAACGTTTAAGACTTCCCTCAACCGCCTTCTCAATATGAAAACTGTCTATTGCTGTCAGTCCGTGACGAACAGGCGGAACAAACCAACCGCTTGCAGCCCCTGCAACCTTTGTAGCAAGTATAACACTCTCACGCGGTTTTGTTTTGAGCCATCGGCCTACAATCTCTTCTGTCACTCCTGCAAGTTTGGCAGAAGGAGGTACAGGATACAACTCGGCTGTATCAAAAAAATTCACACCTGCTTCATAGGCTTTGTCCATTATTTCAAAAGCAGCCTTCTCATCAGGTGTCTGTGTCCCAAACGTCATAGTGCCAAGGCATATTGGACTGACTCTCAAGCCTGTTTTTCCTATATATCGAAACTCCATTATTTTAATTCTCCCCAGTTATCTCCGATATTTAAACTTGCCCGCAGAGGTATTTTGAGTTCTACAATATGATCCATAATATTTCGGAATCTCTCTCCGAGTACATCAACTTCTTTTGCATCAACTTCAAAAATCAGTTCATCATGAATTTGCAGTAACATTTTAGCCGGCAGTTTTTCCTCATTGATAATAGTATGGATTTTATTCATACTGAGTTTTATTATATCACTCACACTTCCCTGAAAAACAGTATTGACTGCTTCTCGCTCATAGGCAGCCTTGTACATCGGCGTGGCGTTTTCATAGTCAAAATAGCGTCTGCGTTTGAGTAATGTTTCTACATATCCCTGTTCTTTTGATTTTTCCACTATAGAACGAAAGTAGGCTTTAACTGTCGGAAAGGATGCAAAATACTTCTCTATAATTGCTTTTGCCTCTTTTGTTGGAATGCCCAGAGTATCTGAGAGTTTTTTCTGCCCCATTCCATATAAAAGTCCAAAATTAACGGTTTTTGCTATGTTTCTTTTTGCTTTTGCTTCCTCTTCACCGAATAATACCACAGCCGTCTGTAAGTGAATATCTTTGTCATGCATAAATGCATCCACCAAAACAGGATCCTGTGAAAAATGCGCCAAGAGGCGCAGTTCCATCTGCGAGTAATCAATACCAATGAGTTTTTTGCCCTCACCGGCTACAAATGCTCTACGGATTTTTGCACCCAGCGGTGTTCTTGTCGGAATATTTTGCAAATTCGGGTTTTTTGAGCTCAGTCTTCCTGTTGCTGTACCGGTTTGCACAAAAGAGGTATGAATTCTATGGTGTTCATCCTCATCCGCCAATTTTAAAAGCGGGTCAATATAGGTAGAGTAGAGTTTATGAACCTCACGATACTCCAGTAGTTTTGGGATGACGGGATGCTTCTCTTTTAAAGAACTGAGCACTTTTTCATCTGTAGAATAGCCTGTTTTTGTCTTTTTTCCCACAGGAAGCCCGAGTTTTTCAAAAAGTATCTTGCCGAGTTGCTGTGTTGAATTGATGTTAAACTCACTCCCCGCAAGTTCATAGATACTTTTTGTCAAGTGTTCGAGTGTCTCTTTTACCTCAATCAAAAACTTTTCTAAAAAGGCTGTGTCGACCTCTATCCCCTCCTCTTCCATTTTCAAAAGTGTATGAATAAACGGAATTTCAACTGTTTTTGCCTCTTCTATGAGGTGTGTCGCATCCTGGAGTTCCAGTTTTTGTAAAAAGAGTTTATAGAGTTTTCGTGTTATAAAAGCGTCCTCTGCGGCATACACACAGGCATCATCAAGTTCCACGGTAGAAAAGTTTTCCCCTTTTTTTACCGTATCTTTGAAATGCACCATTTCATGCCCTAGGAGTTTGTCAGAAAGTTTGTCCAGGCTTAAAGCAGATTCCGGGTTAATAAGCCATGCCAAAATCATACTGTCACAATATACAGGCAGCTCTTTTTCATCTAAAAAACGTAAAACAAAATGCAAATCAAATTTTATGTTATGACCCACTACACGAGAGTTGAAAATACGGCGCATAGCACTTCTGGCAACATCTTTGCTTACCTGATCAGCCACTCCCAAATAAAAATGCCCAAAAGGAACATAATAGGCTTCCTCATCATTAAAAGAAAAGCTAAAACCGACAAGTTTGTTTTTTATATAATCCAGTCCCGTTGTTTCCGTGTCAAAAGCAACAACTGTATCTGCATCGAGTTTGTCAAGAACCTTGTTCAACTCTGTTTCGTCCGTAAGCAGTGTCGCTTTAAAATCCAGTTTTGAAGCTTTTTCCTCACAGGACTCTTGCAGTTTTTTGGCGCTTTCCTGACGCTCGGGGCTGACCATGTTTTTTGCATGAAGTGTACGCAGAATTGCATTTTGTTCATACTTGACCAGTTCGTCATAAATATTTAAAAACGGATTTTCCACATCCATTTTATACTCTTCAAAATCAAAATCTTTGCACTCAAACACATCAGGATGCAAAGTTACCAACTCTTTTGACATATAAGCCTGTTCTTTTGACGCTATGAGCTTTTTTTGTGTCGCGCCCTTGATTTCGTCTATATGGGCATAAATATTATCAAGCGTGCCGTACTCTTTTAAAAGTTTCTCGGCACCGACTTTTCCTATGCCTTTGACACCGGGAACATTATCCGCACTGTCGCCGAGAATTGCCTGATAGTCTACAAACTGCTTGGGTGTTACGCCGTATTTGTCATAACATGCTTTTTCATTTACATATTTTCTTTTAATAGCATCGACAATAACGACTTTGTCGTCGTCTATGAGCTGGTAGAGGTCTTTGTCATGGGAAACGACTCTGACTTTGTATCCTTTTTCTTTTGCACATTTTACGACCGTGGCAATAATATCATCCGCTTCAAATCCGCTTTTTCCAAGTGTTTTATACCCCATCTTGTTTATCCATTCTATGGCAACGGGAAGCTGTTGTGTGAGTTCCGGCGGCGGCGCACTTCGGTTTGCTTTGTAATTGACATCTATTTCATTTCTGAAAGTATCGCCTTTGGAGTCTATGGCAAAAATGATATAGTCACTGTCATGCTCTTTTTGCAAACTCGAAATAAAATTGGTAAACCCGGTTAAAAGTCCGGTCGGGAAACCGTCTTTTGTACGTAAATGCTGAGGAAGTGCGTAAAAACTCCGAAAGAAAAATCCGAATGTATCTATGACTGTAACTGTTTTGCTCATGAAGAAACCTCTGCAGCATCAAGCATATCATTGATTGCCTCTTGCAGTATGCTTGAATCATAACCGGTATCTTTGGCACGTTTGAGTCCAAAATTAACTGCCTGTTCTGACAAAGGATTATTAACAGGAATGACAGTCTTGACTATATTCAAAGCAATAGCATACTCCTGTACCTCTTCCGGTGCACTCGAAGGATTGTCCGCATAACGAATCATTTCAACAAATTCTTTCTCAAAACTCCAGTGCTCAAAGATTTTTGCTGTTACCTGAGAACTTGTCACTTCTACATATGCTTTTTCCAGCTCTGCCAAATTGTTGGAATGCTCTGCTTCTGATTGAAAACTCACACCTTCATCTTCCTGGATGACATCACTTGCTATCAGAATTTTTCCTGTTTCTTGCAAAAATGCAGCCAAATACAATGTATCAGCCTTTTGTTTATCTATTTTTGCATACCATTTACGCATAAGCGTTGCCTGCATACTGGAGATTTCTGCAAATTTCTCACTTGTTACTCCGTAAGGTTGCATATCTACATTTAAAAGTTTACGCACAGAGTTTCCAAGCGCAATAGAGCGTGTCATGCTCATACCAAAAAGTGAAACAGCCTGTGCAACACTTTTAATCTCTCTCCCAAAACCATACAAAGGAGAATTGGCATGTTTAAGTAAATTGGCAACTATCATAGGATCACGTTCCACGACCTTGACCAAGTCACCGACACCTGCCTCTTCATCCGCATAAACCCGGTTAATGTCAATAATAGTTTTTGAAAGAGGAGGAAGCGATTTTATACTCTCAATAATTGAGCTCTTCATAAAATAAGCCTTTATTTTTCTTTTATTATAACATATTGTGCTAAAATGTTTTTAGAGCAAATACAACAAGGTTATGAGAATGAAAACATATGATGATAATTTAACCGGATTGACACAAGAAGAAGTGCAAGAACGCCTGAACAAATACGGCTACAATGAATTAAATGAAAAAGAAGAGAGTTGGCTGCATCGACTTTTACGACGATTTTGGGGACCTATTCCGTGGATGATTGAAACAGCTGCTGTTCTTTCTGCCATTGCACGCAGGTGGGAAGATTTTGCTGTCATCTTGTTTATGCTGCTTGTCAATGCTTTTGTTGATTTTTATCAAGAATCAAAAGCACTGAGTGCCATCGCCGTTTTAAAGAAAAAACTGGCAAGAAAAGCACTTGTACTGCGTGAGGGAACATGGCAGAATATTGATGCAAAAGAGCTTGTACCCGATGATATTATCAAAGTAAAAATAGGGGATGTTGTTCCGGCAGACTGTAAACTCCTGGGCGGCGGAGAGTTTTTGCAGGTTGACCAGTCTGCACTGACGGGAGAATCTCTGCCTGTCAACAAGCAGGCCCAAGAGGATCTCTATGCCAATGCTATTATCAAACAGGGTGAGATGATAGCACGTGTAACAGCTACAGGAATCAACACCTACTTTGGCAAAACGGTCGGTCTTGTCGCCAAGGCCGAAAAAGAGGAGCAGGGACATTTCCAGAAAATGGTTATCAAAGTGGGAGATTTTCTCATTGCTGTGACAGTTGTCCTTATAGGGATTATTATCTGGCATGGAGTCTCCAGAGGCGAGCCGCTTTTGGACCTGCTGATATTTGCACTTATTTTAACCATTTCGGCGATTCCTGTGGCGATGCCTGCGGTTTTAACAGTGACTATGGCACTGGGTGCCAGAGTCCTGGCAACCAAAGAAGCCATCGTTACAAAACTCTCAGCCATTGAAGAAGCAGCGGGCATGGACATTTTATGTTCAGACAAAACAGGCACGCTCACACAAAACATTATGAGTCTTGCCGAGCCGTATCTTGTCGGAGACTTTACACAGGAGCAGTTACTGCTTTATGCTGCATATGCCAGTAAAAAAGAGAATGAAGATCCCATAGAAAAACCGATTTTTGACTATATTGAGGCGCATCATCTCAGCAAAAAACTTCAAAAATCAAAAATGAAAAAGTTCATCCCTTTTGATCCGGTGCATAAAAAAACAGAAGGCGTCTTTGAGGATGGCTTCATTTATACCAAAGGGGCTCCCCAGGTTATTATAGAGTTATGTGATGAAAAAGAGTTTGATAAAAAAGAAGCCTACAAAAAGGTGGATGATTTTGCGCAAAAAGGGTTTCGCACACTTGGTGTGGCCTATAAAAAATGCGAAGAGGACTTCTACCATTTTGCCGGACTCATTCCGCTTTTTGATCCTCCGCGTGAAGATTCCAAAGAGGCCATAGCCGAAGCAAATGCCAAAGGTGTGGCAGTGAAAATGGTCACCGGTGACAATATCGCTGTTGCAAAATATATTGCCGGTATTTTAAATATCGGACAGGATATAGAAAACATCAAAGAACTCAAAGGACAGAGTACAAAAGAGTACATCTATCTTTCAGAAATTATCGTACGTTCAATATTGAAGACTTTGCAAAAAGATGCGGACAAAGAGGAAATTAAAAAAGAGGTAACCCAGATAGTCGAAGAAGTGCAAAAAGAGCTTGATGCGCAGCCGCTTCCTGAGGGAACTGTCCGTCAGCATGAGAGTGAAATTGTCAAAATTATTGAAAATGCCGACGGTTTTGCACAGGTTTTTCCGGAAGACAAATACTTTATAGTAGACAAGCTCCAAAAAGCAGACCATATTGTCGGTATGACCGGTGACGGGGTCAATGATGCTCCTGCACTTAAAAAAGCCGATTGTGGAATTGCGGTAAGCGGTGCGACTGATGCCGCGCGGGCAGCAGCGGATATTGTACTTATGGCTCCGGGTTTACATGTAATTGTAGATGCGATTGAGCAGGCACGTATTGTATTTGAGAGAATGAAAAGCTATGTTGTTTACCGTATAGCAGAAACCATTCGTATTTTGGCATTTATGACACTGGCTATTGTGGTGTTTGATTTTTACCCTATTACCGCGATTATGATCATTCTTTTGGCACTGCTCAATGATATTCCCATTATGGCAATTGCTTATGACAACACAAAAGTAGAGGAAAAACCGGTACGATGGGATATGAAAATCGTCTTTATTCTCTCGAGTTGGCTTGGAGTTGCCGGAGTGCTGAGTTCTTTTACCATCTTTTATATCACAATGGTCTATTTAAAATCACATCCCGATACAGCAATGTTCCTGCCGGAAGTTCCCTCATGGATCGATATGCATGATGATAAATCATTTTTGGGATTTGTCCAGACACTCTTCTTTGTGAAGCTTATTCTCGCCGGGCATTATACGATTTTTAACACCCGTATTGCTGACTGGTTCTTTAAAAAGCCGTATCCGTCATGGCCGCTTTTCCTGGCATCTTTTTTGACAGCACTCATCGGCACGGCCATAGGTCTGTACAGTTTTGGACTCATGACCCGTATTAACTGGCAGTGGGCCCTCTTTTTATGGGGCTATGTAAGCGTCTGGTTTGTATTTAACGACATGGTCAAACGCATAGTTGTCCGATATTATGAAAAACGCTATGGAGAGGAGGCCTTGTAATGAAAAAAGACATCTACAAACAAGAGTTATATGCCCTGCAGGTTGAACTTGTGAAATTTCAAAAAGAGGTCATTGCAAAAAACTTAAAAGTATGTGTGATTTTTGAAGGTCGTGACGCTGCCGGAAAAGACGGTATGATAAAACGTTTTACAGAGCACTTAAGCCCCAGAGATGCCAGAGTGGTCGCACTTGGAAAACCCAGTGATGTAGACAAAAAATCATGGTATTTTCAAAGATATGTCCAGGAACTTCCTGTTGGAGGGGAAATGGTCTTTTTTAACCGCAGCTGGTACAACAGAGCCGGCGTAGAAAAAGTAATGAATTTCTGCACACAAAAAGAGTATGAACATTTTATGAAAGAGGTTGGCAATTTTGAGCACCTCTTGGTCAATGCGGAAATTATTTTCATCAAATATTATCTTGATATTTCCAAAGAGGAGCAGAAAAAAAGACTGCAGGAGAGAAAAAAAGACCCGCTCAAACAGTGGAAACTCAGCCCGATTGACGAACAGGCACAAAAACACTGGAAAGCCTACTCAAATGCGCGCGATGAGATGTTTAACAAAACCTCCTTTGTCTTTGCCCCCTGGTATGTTGTACACAGTGATGACAAAAAAACAGCACGGATCAATACCCTCAAACATTTTTTATCACAGGTTGATTATAAAGACAAGAACAAAGAGTGTTTACGCTTTGATCACAGTGTCGTATGCCTTTTTGATGAGAGCTGTTATACAAAAGGATTAATTTATAAATGAGTTTAAATATTGATTTGGTACATTTTCTGGTTGTCACTGTTTTTAGCTTTTTGGTCGGACTCGAAGTCAAATCATACAGAAAACAGTATATTACTTCCAAAACAGAAAATCTTTTCTTTGGAGATGTACGCACCTACAGTTTTGTAGGAATTTTAGGCTTTGTTTTATTTGCGGTTGATTCGAGTCTGCATATTCTGTATGCGGGAGGTTTTTTGTCAATTACACTCTTGTATGCCCTGCTCTATCAAAAAAATCTTCAAGAAAACCAACGCAGTATTTTACTCTACATTGTTATGCTCCTTGTCTACTCTTTTGGCGCTCTGATTCAGACAGAGGCCTTATGGATGACAGCACTTCTGTATGTCAGTATTGTCTTTATATTGAATGTCAACAAAGGTGTTGAGAAGTTTACACAAGAGATCAATATCAGCGAATTTGAAACATTAAGCAAAATGATACTCCTCTCTGTCGTCATCCTGCCTCTGCTTCCCGATACAAAAATAATTCCCTACATTCCGCTCTCTCCTTTTAAAATATGGTTGGCTGTTGTAGTGATCTCAGGTATCAGTTACAGTGGATATATACTGCAGAAATACTTTTTTCCCTCCAAAGGCTACTACCTGACAGGAATTTTTGGCGGTTCCTACTCTTCGACGGCAACAACTGTTGTCCTGGCAAGGAAGGCAAAACAGCTGCAAGGATATGCCGTCATAGATGCAGCGATTATTTCGGCAACCGCGGTAATGTATCTGCGTCTCATTGTTATTGCCTTGATTTTTAATATTGAGATTGGAAAAAGTCTGCTTTTTCCTTTTATACTCCTGGCACTTACAGGATTTCTGATTTCTCTGTTTTATTTGAAAAGCGAACAAAAAACACAGGAAAATGTTGAAATTGTCGACCACAATCCCTTGGAACTCAAAACTGCTTTTTTGTTTGCCTTTTTGTTTGTTGCCATGATTGTCATTACCCATTTTGTGACAAAACATTACGGAACATCAGGCCTGGAAATACTCTCTTTTTTAGTCGGATTTACCGATATTGATCCTTTTATACTCTCTATACTGACAGGCAAGTTCTCTATCGAAAACACCCAGACAACTGCCGCTATAATGATTGCCGCAGGAAGCAACAACCTCCTTAAAGCTATTTATGCCTTATGGTTTGGTACAATAAAAAATACCTATAAATCGGCACTGTGGATTTCTCTCTTAGGTGTCATTACCATCGTATGGGGACTCTATTTTGAACATATATTGTAAGGAATGATAAATGAAAATGAAAAAAACCGTTTTACCCTGGGAACATCCAAAACTGCAAGAAGAAGACCCGCAGTCGTTAGAACTGATAAAAACCATTATGCAAAGCCCGACATATGCGATGGCGGAAGAAGACAAAGAGTTTATCAACTCTTATGAGGCAAGAGGTGTCCGACTCGAACTTGATTATCTCAAACCGGAACTCCAAATGAACAAACACGGCATAGAACATACCATAGTTGTCTTTGGAAGTGCACGGATTGTCGAAAAAGAGACTGCAATGAAACGGCTTTCTGCCATTGGGGAAATGCTGCAGAAAAAACCCAACAACAGAGACCTCTTACATGAACTCTATGTTGCAGAACGGATGGTTGGCAAAAGTATTTACTATGATGATGCCAGAAAATTCGGTCAGCTTGTAGGAAAAAGCGGAAAGAGTGCTGAGGACTGCCGTGTCACCGTGATGACCGGAGGCGGTCCCGGCATTATGGAAGCAGCAAACCGCGGTGCGTATGATGTCGGAGCCAAAAGCATAGGACTCAATATCAAACTGCCGCATGAGCAGTATCCTAATCCTTATATTACCCCTGATTTGTGCTTTTTGTTTCACTATTTTGCCATCAGAAAACTGCATTTTTTAAACCGTGCAAAAGCTTTGGTGATTTATCCGGGCGGATTTGGAACTTTTGATGAACTGTTTGAGACACTGACACTGATTCAAACAAGAAAATCACAGACAATCCCTGTTGTGCTTGTCGGCAAAAGCTACTGGAACAAAGCAATAGATTTTGAATTTTTAAAAGATGAGGGTGTCATTGCACCGCAGGATACAGAGATCATTACATTTGCAGACAATGCAGAAGAAGCATGGGAATACATTCTCTCATGGCATCAAGAACAGGGAACACCACTCTACAGCTAAAAGGCAGTCATGTATGGATATATATTTTGCAGTATTAAACTTCACTCTCTCCGGAGCCATCGGGTTGGTAGGTATCCTCACGCTTCAAAAAGTGAGTACACCCAATGAAGTTCTTTTTGCTCTCTTGCCGCTTTTATTTGCCCTGCATCAGTTTGATGAAGGTTTTGTCTGGCTTGGAATGGGTGGGCATATTGATACACGTGCCCTGGAGATTGCCGCAGGTATTTTTGTCTATTATGCGCAGGGTTTGCTGCCCTTTCTCATTCCTCTGGCTATCTGGCTCATAGAAAAAGACGGATACAAAAAAAAGCTGGTTGGAATTTTGGCAATTTTGGGTTTTGGTCTTGCTGTCTATACAATGTATGGACTCTCAACAGTACCAACAAGTGTCAGTGTTGTAAACAACACACTGTATTACAAAAATCCATGGACTGAAAACTTTTATGATGCCGGCATTTATATACTCACAACCTGCGGCTCTTTGATGCTCAGCAGCAGTATTGCCATAGAACTTTTTGGACTTTTAAACCTCATCGGTCTTGTTGTTATATATATTCTCAGACCTTACGGTTTTACCTCTTTATGGTGTCTGTATGCAGCAGCTATCAGCGGATTATTATATTTTTATTTTATTGAACGACGTATTCAGTTTCTCCAGGAACTCAAAACAAAAAAAGACGGTATAGGTAAAAAACTCGAACAGGAATTAGACAGACTCAAAAAAGCACATCCAAAGCTTTTTACTTCACGCCTCTAATGACACTGCAACAGTGTTCTGAGAGGATTCGTCAAGTAGTCATACCCATTGTAAATCGTAAATATCCCGTATAAAATCACAGCCACTGAAGAGAGGCTCATCATCATATTTCTAAAACTCGTCGCAGAGGCAAGAGAAGATAAAAATCCTAAAGAAAACATTGCCGGAATAGTACTGATACCGAAAATAAACATTACCAAAGCACCGTAAAGCGGACTTGCCGTACTTGCAGCCGTGATGGCAAAAAAGTAAACAAAACCGCAAGGAAGCAGTCCGTTTAACATACCGAGAATAAAAAAGCTTGTATTTGATTTTGAGTGTAAAATAGCCTGAAAAGATTTTTTGTAAAAATGTGATGAAGAGATGGAATGTTCTATCAATGTAAGAAATTTTATTTTTCCCATTAACGACAAACCTGCCAAAATCATTGCAGTTCCTGCGATGATGAGCAGTGTACCGTTTGCGGTATTGCTAAAAGTTGCCACCCCGCCGATTGCGCCAAAGAGTGCTCCTAAAATTGTATAGGTCAACACACGTCCAAAGTTATACAGCAGATGAGCCACTGTTTTGGAGACCTTGGAGCTTGCAGGTTCAATTTTAATGGTTGAATAGGCAAGGACGATACCCCCGCACATACCGATACAGTGTCCAAAAGAGCCTAAAAAAGCGATAGTGACAATTGTCAATAAATTTACCGTATCCACACTATTGTCCCAGCAGCTGTTTTCTTATTTTTGGATCTTTCATTGTTTCGCCTCGGAGCATTTTTAGACGCATCGTATCGAAATCGACCATGCCCTCTTTTTTGTGCTCATAAGCTCCAAAGCCATACCCCATAGGTGTCAGTTCATTTAATGTATAATAGGCCTTTCTTCCGTCTATCCATCGGTGCGTATCTCTGCTCATCACCCAGATAACGGCCCTGTCTTGAAATTTTTTGTCACTGAGCCAATGCACAAAATCCCCATGATCATGAAAAAACCAGGTCTTCCCATCGGGTGCGACAACCTGAGAGGCATATGTCAAATCATCTATGACCATGCCACAGTCACTGTCTTGAAACTTATGCAACTCCATTTTCAAAGGCAACTGTTTAAGATTTCCCTCTTTGATAACAACCATTTTCTGCGTTTTTTCCAAAGAGAGAAAAAGTGTAACAATAACAATAACAATAATTCCGATAAGAAGAATCGGCATAAATTTTTTCATATTTTTTTAACCTTTATGTGAAATATGTCCTTCAGCCCAATTAAACAGCTTTTTTAAAACCGGTACTTCATACAATTTAGACTTTTGCACACCCAATAGTCGGCACTAAAGTACCGATTCCGATGAAGCATTATATAGCGAAATTGTTACAGTTGTATTAATCTCTTCTTTTTTTACCTTTTCCCAGATCATCATAATGCAAAAACCTTTGTAAATCCTCTTGCAAATCCTCGTCCAAAGCATCCCAGATTTCTTTTTTTTGGGCATATCTGGGGAGATCTTCTTTTTTTGACTTTTTAATATCCCGGATAAGGTAATGATAGCG is a window from the Sulfurimonas hydrogeniphila genome containing:
- a CDS encoding MgtC/SapB family protein — protein: MSLNIDLVHFLVVTVFSFLVGLEVKSYRKQYITSKTENLFFGDVRTYSFVGILGFVLFAVDSSLHILYAGGFLSITLLYALLYQKNLQENQRSILLYIVMLLVYSFGALIQTEALWMTALLYVSIVFILNVNKGVEKFTQEINISEFETLSKMILLSVVILPLLPDTKIIPYIPLSPFKIWLAVVVISGISYSGYILQKYFFPSKGYYLTGIFGGSYSSTATTVVLARKAKQLQGYAVIDAAIISATAVMYLRLIVIALIFNIEIGKSLLFPFILLALTGFLISLFYLKSEQKTQENVEIVDHNPLELKTAFLFAFLFVAMIVITHFVTKHYGTSGLEILSFLVGFTDIDPFILSILTGKFSIENTQTTAAIMIAAGSNNLLKAIYALWFGTIKNTYKSALWISLLGVITIVWGLYFEHIL
- a CDS encoding TIGR00730 family Rossman fold protein — its product is MKMKKTVLPWEHPKLQEEDPQSLELIKTIMQSPTYAMAEEDKEFINSYEARGVRLELDYLKPELQMNKHGIEHTIVVFGSARIVEKETAMKRLSAIGEMLQKKPNNRDLLHELYVAERMVGKSIYYDDARKFGQLVGKSGKSAEDCRVTVMTGGGPGIMEAANRGAYDVGAKSIGLNIKLPHEQYPNPYITPDLCFLFHYFAIRKLHFLNRAKALVIYPGGFGTFDELFETLTLIQTRKSQTIPVVLVGKSYWNKAIDFEFLKDEGVIAPQDTEIITFADNAEEAWEYILSWHQEQGTPLYS
- a CDS encoding DUF6629 family protein, which encodes MDIYFAVLNFTLSGAIGLVGILTLQKVSTPNEVLFALLPLLFALHQFDEGFVWLGMGGHIDTRALEIAAGIFVYYAQGLLPFLIPLAIWLIEKDGYKKKLVGILAILGFGLAVYTMYGLSTVPTSVSVVNNTLYYKNPWTENFYDAGIYILTTCGSLMLSSSIAIELFGLLNLIGLVVIYILRPYGFTSLWCLYAAAISGLLYFYFIERRIQFLQELKTKKDGIGKKLEQELDRLKKAHPKLFTSRL
- a CDS encoding sulfite exporter TauE/SafE family protein translates to MDTVNLLTIVTIAFLGSFGHCIGMCGGIVLAYSTIKIEPASSKVSKTVAHLLYNFGRVLTYTILGALFGAIGGVATFSNTANGTLLIIAGTAMILAGLSLMGKIKFLTLIEHSISSSHFYKKSFQAILHSKSNTSFFILGMLNGLLPCGFVYFFAITAASTASPLYGALVMFIFGISTIPAMFSLGFLSSLASATSFRNMMMSLSSVAVILYGIFTIYNGYDYLTNPLRTLLQCH